A single window of Salvia splendens isolate huo1 chromosome 6, SspV2, whole genome shotgun sequence DNA harbors:
- the LOC121807477 gene encoding KIN14B-interacting protein At4g14310-like produces MSSASVRRIKERGGGGGKISAATAAGKVSPVSGRSVSTGKENPRPTSRVRAATQKPTLKPMARVDKSVALPPPQAEETRPRRSSSSVPRGRSSSPFEFTRALPDSRKNASRGCVGSARGKEGGVSLKVLNGKSGGKFDLEQSAGKDLTKKGVFLGDLSKDKVHIRAANEGRCNMKDERSNLEKWGLKDFMKIEPSMEEPKGEFQENGKPDVTVITGDGDEKGRNLRPVVKKSDIEEVSLKTSSEAGLKSSKCTEEVKMKSGAVGVVQGLSSRESKMVNTGGGGPSAPRENAANKYPSKLHEKLAFLEGKVKRIASDIKRTKEILDMNNPDASKLMLSDIQEKITGIEKAMVYVAGGDVEKSLVDKEKEVRDAQSTAKGLNAEELEARLFPHDKLIRDRTLSKATVRGSETCVSEVGESTDTLVVDEKATIFEDNSVAVQLLVAKEESHVGEEVRELQEMDDSKTFVAESSSLNALSDKVSIDAFLIADEKLNEFDDEEIVPAMTFEEEVEEDSSYKLNGIGRKTSTGGWFVSEGESVLLAHDDGYCSFYDISNSEEKAEYKPPSGVVPNIWQDCWMVRAPSADGCSGRYVVAASAGNSANSGFCSWDFYTKKICAHHFEDETTRVRTALAPLPNNTMHGRFTLSNAMAAENQQWWYKPCGPLIMSGCSYQRMVQLYDIRDGEQVMKWELHRPLSAMDYSSPLQWRTRGKVAVAESDSISVWDVSSLSSQALLSVSSSGRRISALHVNNTDAELGGGVRQRVSSAEAEGNDGVFCTSDSINVLDFRQPSGIALKIPKVGLDVQSAFSRGDSIYIGCSTLTSAAKKQYSSQIQQFSLRKQRLFSTYMLPESNAHSHFTALTQVWGSSNYVMGVSGLGLFVFDSLKDDGLPSHVMDYNSSQNVKEIIGQDDMYYPSFDYLSSRVLLISKDRPAQWRYLF; encoded by the exons ATGTCCTCAGCATCGGTGCGCCGGATTAAAGaacgcggcggcggcggagggaaAATCTCCGCAGCAACCGCCGCCGGAAAAGTCTCCCCAGTTTCAGGGAGGTCCGTTTCAACAGGGAAGGAGAATCCCAGGCCTACATCACGGGTTCGGGCAGCGACGCAGAAGCCCACTCTGAAGCCCATGGCGCGGGTAGACAAGTCCGTGGCGCTGCCTCCGCCACAGGCTGAGGAGACACGGCCCAGGCGGTCTAGCTCATCTGTACCGAGAGGTAGGAGTTCTAGCCCTTTTGAATTTACTAGGGCATTGCCTGATTCAAGGAAAAATGCTTCGAGGGGTTGTGTCGGCTCGGCAAGGGGAAAAGAGGGTGGGGTTAGTTTGAAAGTTTTGAATGGGAAATCTGGTGGAAAATTTGATCTTGAACAAAGTGCTGGAAAGGATTTGACCAAAAAGGGGGTTTTTTTGGGTGACCTAAGCAAAGATAAGGTCCACATTAGGGCTGCGAACGAGGGGAGGTGTAATATGAAAGATGAAAGATCGAATCTTGAGAAATGGGGTTTGAAAGATTTCATGAAAATTGAACCAAGTATGGAGGAGCCAAAAGGGGAATTTCAAGAAAATGGGAAACCAGATGTAACGGTTATAACTGGGGATGGTGATGAAAAAGGACGAAACTTGAGGCCCGTGGTGAAAAAATCTGATATTGAGGAGGTTAGTTTGAAAACTAGTTCAGAGGCTGGTCTCAAAAGTAGCAAATGTACAGAGGAAGTGAAGATGAAGTCTGGCGCGGTAGGAGTTGTACAGGGGTTGAGTTCAAGGGAGTCGAAGATGGTGAACACAGGTGGTGGCGGTCCTAGTGCTCCCAGAGAGAATGCTGCAAACAAGTATCCAAGCAAGCTTCATGAGAAGCTTGCCTTTTTGGAAGGGAAAGTGAAAAGGATAGCATCTGATATAAAGAGGACGAAAGAGATATTGGACATGAATAACCCGGATGCCTCCAAGTTGATGTTGTCGGATATTCAAGAGAAGATTACGGGGATCGAGAAGGCCATGGTATATGTTGCTGGTGGCGATGTGGAAAAGAGTCTGGTTGATAAAGAAAAGGAAGTCAGGGATGCTCAGAGCACAGCTAAGGGTTTGAATGCTGAAGAACTGGAAGCACGACTGTTTCCTCATGATAAGTTGATTAGAGATAGGACTTTATCCAAGGCAACAGTTAGAGGTTCTGAGACTTGTGTATCAGAAGTTGGAGAGTCCACAGACACTCTTGTTGTGGATGAGAAGGCAACTATTTTCGAAGATAATTCTGTGGCTGTGCAATTGCTGGTGGCTAAGGAAGAATCACATGTTGGTGAAGAAGTAAGAGAGCTTCAAGAGATGGACGATTCTAAGACGTTTGTTGCAGAAAGTTCTTCTTTAAATGCACTTAGTGACAAAGTTAGTATTGATGCTTTCCTTATTGCTGATGAAAAGCTTAATGAATTTGATGACGAAGAGATAGTGCCAGCCATGACATTCGAAGAGGAGGTAGAGGAAGACTCTAGTTATAAACTGAATGGTATCGGGCGGAAGACCTCAACTGGAGGTTGGTTTGTGTCCGAGGGAGAGTCTGTTCTCCTCGCTCATGATGATGGATATTGTTCTTTTTATGACATTTCTAATTCAGAG GAGAAGGCCGAATACAAGCCCCCATCTGGAGTCGTCCCAAATATATGGCAAGATTGCTGGATGGTACGAGCCCCTAGTGCAGATGGATGTTCTGGAAGATATGTTGTGGCGGCATCTGCTGGAAATTCTGCGAATTCAGGCTTCTGCTCATGGGATTTCTACACCAAAAAGATATGTGCTCATCATTTTGAAGATGAAACCACTCGTGTTAGAACAGCCCTTGCTCCTCTGCCGAACAACACAATGCATGGAAGATTCACTCTGTCAAATGCTATGGCTGCTGAAAACCAACAATGGTGGTATAAACCATGTGGACCTCTCATTATGTCGGGTTGTAGCTATCAGAGGATGGTCCAACTCTATGATATCCGTGATGGGGAGCAAGTGATGAAATGGGAGTTGCATAGGCCACTCTCCGCAATGGACTATTCAAGTCCTTTGCAGTGGAGAACTAGAGGAAAAGTGGCAGTCGCAGAATCAGACAGTATTTCTGTTTGGGATGTCAGCTCTCTTAGTTCTCAGGCACTGCTGTCAGTATCTTCTTCTGGTCGTAGAATCTCTGCTCTTCATGTGAATAACACTGATGCGGAACTAGGTGGAGGAGTTAGACAAAG GGTTAGTTCAGCAGAAGCAGAAGGAAATGATGGAGTATTCTGCACTTCAGATTCCATCAATGTTCTAGATTTCCGTCAACCTTCAGGCATTGCTCTAAAGATACCTAAAGTTGGATTGGATGTGCAGTCAGCTTTCTCACGTGGGGATTCCATCTACATTGGATGTTCTACTTTAACATCAGCTGCGAAAAAGCAATACTCCTCCCAAATCCAGCAGTTCTCTTTGCGCAAACAGAGGCTCTTTAGCACATATATGTTACCTGAGTCAAATGCTCACAGCCACTTCACAGCATTGACCCAAGTATGGGGAAGTTCAAACTACGTCATGGGAGTTAGCGGGCTCGGTTTATTTGTTTTCGACTCCTTGAAGGATGATGGACTACCTTCCCACGTAATGGATTATAACAGCTCCCAAAATGTCAAAGAAATCATTGGACAAGATGACATGTACTATCCCTCTTTTGATTACTTGTCTTCAAGGGTCCTGCTCATATCCAAAGATCGTCCTGCGCAGTGGAGGTACTTATTCTAG